A region of Pseudomonadota bacterium DNA encodes the following proteins:
- a CDS encoding radical SAM protein codes for MHIDELIKKTQSGEVLSREELVYLLSLSPDSSETYMAMAEANRVSKELSGGKAEVHAQFAINLAPCACDCLFCSFAKINGIFTEATELSPEQAVVYTRQFEIDGANAVYMMSTAQYSFERFLEMSVEVRKNLKPETTLIANVGDQSYKNAVRLKDAGFSGVYHAVRLREGKDTTLSVDKRKKSIKNFEEAGLGVGTCVEPVGPEHTNEELAEMIEFTASFNPSFSGAARRIPIPGTEIAKRGVINEMRMAQIVAVTRLGMPRSVMGNCTHEPCTLGAIAGANLFWAEVGANPRDVEEKTEEGRGESVSSCKTIYQESNWDVWSGPSRYYDSIK; via the coding sequence ATGCATATCGACGAACTAATAAAAAAAACACAATCAGGTGAAGTTCTGTCAAGAGAAGAACTCGTTTATCTTTTAAGCTTATCGCCGGATTCTTCTGAAACTTATATGGCAATGGCTGAGGCGAATCGTGTTTCAAAAGAGCTGTCGGGAGGCAAAGCTGAAGTCCATGCTCAATTTGCAATCAATCTTGCACCGTGTGCTTGTGACTGCCTATTCTGCTCTTTTGCAAAGATCAATGGTATATTCACTGAAGCAACAGAGCTTTCGCCTGAGCAGGCTGTGGTATATACCCGTCAGTTTGAGATTGACGGCGCAAATGCTGTGTACATGATGTCAACGGCCCAGTACTCTTTTGAACGCTTCCTGGAAATGTCTGTAGAGGTCAGAAAAAACCTGAAACCGGAAACAACATTGATCGCTAATGTTGGTGACCAGTCTTATAAGAATGCTGTACGGTTAAAAGATGCGGGCTTTTCCGGCGTGTATCATGCTGTCCGTCTGCGCGAGGGCAAGGATACTACTCTTTCAGTAGACAAGAGAAAGAAGAGTATAAAAAACTTCGAAGAAGCTGGTCTTGGGGTGGGCACATGCGTCGAACCCGTAGGGCCGGAACACACAAATGAGGAATTAGCCGAAATGATAGAATTCACAGCTTCCTTCAATCCTTCATTTAGCGGCGCAGCCAGACGAATTCCCATACCTGGAACCGAAATAGCAAAACGCGGAGTAATAAATGAAATGCGTATGGCTCAAATAGTCGCTGTCACAAGATTGGGAATGCCGCGATCTGTTATGGGTAATTGTACGCATGAGCCTTGCACACTGGGAGCAATAGCCGGGGCAAATCTTTTCTGGGCGGAAGTAGGCGCTAATCCAAGAGATGTTGAGGAGAAGACGGAAGAGGGCAGGGGAGAAAGCGTTAGCAGCTGTAAAACTATTTACCAGGAAAGCAATTGGGATGTATGGAGCGGCCCATCGCGCTACTATGATAGTATCAAATAA
- a CDS encoding type II toxin-antitoxin system VapC family toxin, which yields MADILSLARANNLSSYDASYLDLSIRKGIPLATLDKKLIEAAKNLNVPIYTG from the coding sequence ATGGCGGACATACTGTCTTTGGCGAGGGCAAACAATCTTTCCAGCTATGATGCATCATATCTCGATCTTTCGATAAGAAAAGGCATTCCTTTAGCCACGTTAGATAAAAAGTTAATAGAAGCTGCAAAAAATTTAAATGTACCAATCTATACAGGTTAG